A genome region from Marispirochaeta aestuarii includes the following:
- a CDS encoding methyltransferase domain-containing protein, producing the protein MGKEGSKKILAVPSVRRGNGSGHLHRMLHLAAEHPRRVSLFLDRTGKLTPGPTINLKPYEEFIRSEIDFRQLQKESWSYILLDQRETPVSLLAGLKELIPGTPVAAVDEGGKHRKSLEYLIDTLPSLRRQECNLFKPDLNPRPLRRSLYYNCPLKFEKVLISFGGEDPRGLTLPTLIALGKIPFLSRTSITVAAGPAFRELSLPSDIEILRAPGNLREYLSDYDCLITSYGLTALEALAAGIPVVTVNPSRYHSRLAKKTGLLVCGTGKPDAGRLKRALENPRKLIGRCALAEENLRDTADADPSPAELSPSASVCPGCGAAPGRVLGRFPERTFYRCASCTLVYQQRWIPDSTVYNHAYFFDEYKRQYGKSYLDDFAHIRSMGRERLRNIRIENSDPSLLDVGCAYGPFLEAAREAGFRIEGLEPSKEAARWAEEHLGCRVSPMGLEEFVRKNPQKKWDVVTLWYVIEHFPDLESALQQLSGMVKPGGMLALGTPNGAGISARRNLKKFLAASPADHYTILSPKSVKRLLKQKGFRVEKMRIPGMHRERFPVLFRILWPFTAGIARLLRLGDTFEVYARRMDRERKDNSREG; encoded by the coding sequence ATGGGTAAAGAAGGAAGTAAAAAGATACTGGCTGTTCCGTCGGTACGCAGGGGAAACGGAAGCGGCCATCTTCATCGCATGCTGCACCTTGCCGCCGAGCATCCCCGCAGGGTTTCTCTTTTTCTCGACAGAACCGGAAAACTGACTCCGGGACCGACGATCAATCTGAAACCCTACGAGGAGTTTATCCGGTCCGAGATCGACTTTCGGCAGCTGCAGAAAGAATCCTGGAGTTATATTCTGCTGGACCAGCGGGAGACCCCGGTTTCTCTTCTTGCCGGTCTGAAGGAACTGATTCCCGGCACCCCTGTTGCGGCAGTCGATGAGGGCGGCAAACACCGCAAGTCTCTTGAATACCTTATCGATACCCTGCCGAGTCTTCGCCGGCAGGAATGCAACCTCTTCAAGCCTGACCTGAATCCGCGGCCGCTTCGGCGCAGCTTATACTACAACTGTCCTTTAAAATTCGAGAAGGTACTGATCAGTTTCGGTGGAGAAGATCCCAGGGGACTTACCCTGCCCACCCTCATAGCTCTGGGGAAGATACCTTTTCTGTCCCGAACCTCCATTACCGTGGCCGCCGGCCCTGCCTTTCGGGAGCTCAGCCTGCCGTCGGATATCGAGATCCTGAGGGCTCCGGGGAACCTTCGGGAGTACCTGTCCGACTACGATTGCCTGATCACCTCCTACGGATTGACGGCCCTGGAAGCCCTTGCTGCGGGTATTCCTGTAGTCACGGTGAATCCCTCCCGGTACCACAGCCGTCTGGCAAAAAAGACGGGCCTTTTGGTCTGCGGCACGGGAAAGCCCGATGCAGGAAGACTGAAAAGAGCCCTGGAAAACCCTCGAAAGCTCATCGGCCGCTGCGCCCTGGCGGAGGAAAACCTGAGGGACACTGCTGACGCTGATCCGTCCCCGGCGGAGCTTTCCCCCTCAGCCTCAGTCTGTCCCGGATGCGGTGCGGCTCCCGGGAGGGTTCTGGGACGCTTTCCTGAGCGGACCTTTTATCGATGCGCCTCATGCACCCTGGTTTATCAACAGCGCTGGATTCCGGATTCAACCGTTTACAACCACGCCTATTTTTTCGATGAGTACAAACGACAGTACGGAAAGAGTTACCTCGACGATTTTGCACATATCCGCAGCATGGGAAGGGAGCGGCTCAGGAATATTCGTATCGAAAATTCCGACCCGTCGCTTCTGGATGTGGGCTGTGCCTATGGACCTTTCCTGGAAGCTGCTCGGGAGGCCGGTTTCCGGATCGAAGGCCTCGAACCGTCCAAAGAAGCGGCCCGCTGGGCGGAGGAGCACCTTGGATGCAGGGTTTCCCCCATGGGTCTTGAGGAGTTTGTCCGGAAGAATCCTCAGAAAAAATGGGACGTCGTAACTCTCTGGTATGTAATCGAGCATTTTCCCGATCTGGAGAGTGCCCTGCAACAACTTTCCGGCATGGTAAAACCCGGGGGTATGCTGGCTCTGGGGACCCCCAACGGCGCCGGTATAAGTGCCAGAAGGAATCTGAAGAAATTTCTCGCCGCGAGTCCCGCGGATCACTATACAATTCTCAGTCCGAAATCGGTAAAACGGCTCCTGAAACAAAAGGGTTTCAGGGTGGAAAAAATGAGGATTCCCGGAATGCACAGGGAGCGCTTCCCGGTACTGTTCCGTATACTCTGGCCCTTCACTGCCGGGATAGCCCGCTTGCTGCGTCTGGGAGACACCTTCGAGGTGTACGCCCGCCGTATGGACAGGGAAAGAAAGGATAACTCCCGTGAAGGATAA